A genomic window from Silene latifolia isolate original U9 population chromosome Y, ASM4854445v1, whole genome shotgun sequence includes:
- the LOC141632611 gene encoding uncharacterized protein LOC141632611, which yields MALVHRFGKPDLFVTMTCNPTWPEIKDHLAPGEEAQNRPDLVARVFRAKLLALKKQIVEKHIFGEVAAYVYVVEFKKRGLPHVHFLIILKDGYRLKCPADFDKFVSAEIPSMANPALRKTVLKHMMHGPCGKLNPACSCMKHANSPGCCKYEYPKSYTSDTTVNGVGYPEYRRRNTGEKVLIRDHELDNRWVIPYNPYLLALFDCHLNVEVCSTMHAVKYLYKYIYKGHDKISFSVTDVEEPIAIDEIAQFQSGRWVSPCEAAWRIFGFDLFETHPPVMPLQVHLPNMQTIRLRSTDNLADVIADEKRSRTPLTEFFKKSAIKDCPKLLYGEFTEHYRWDTGTRTWEKRRNKVIVIGRLVFVAPAEGEGFFLRLLLLHIRGPTSFESLKTVNGYICATFQEAALRHRLLEEEDAAELCMAEASAVQMPTALRRLFSTLLIFAQPKDPSLLWDTHYESLLDDFRLKFPADPRKVSQLTARSVERYLEAMGKTMAEFGLEHLDTCNDDEMRCTRDIVDALDAAIPEDCTLCKALLNSAQKEAFDTIMEHVRMSKPGAFFVDGPGGTGKTFLYKALYAEVRLMGQIVLPTASSGIAAANIPGGRTTHSQFKIPLECDISLACDIPKQSSLAALIRATSLIIWDEASMSKRQNIESLDHLLRDLCNPKQIFGGKIVVFGGDFRQTLPILPRKSQREVLEASLFSSHLWPKLTKFSLSENLRARDDPEFARFLLALGNGELQTKEYENIELPDGLVRVLDRDDPNPISGLAALAFPELDLGTFDPDIFTNRAILTPLNDDVDAINDALIDKFPGKAVTYTSHDSMLDDTCAVYPAEFINKLNPGGMSPHKLILKENCPVILIRNLQPSFGLCNGTRLICKRFLPNTIECVIMTGQHKGDCVLIPRIKLRPAPSANYPFQFQRNQFPLKLSFAMSVNKCQGQTLSQVAVYLPRPCFSHGQLYVALSRTRKSSQVTVVAAPGPETVPTTFVRNVVSYDALTLAGIL from the coding sequence ATGGCCTTGGTACATAGGTTTGGAAAACCTGACCTGTTTGTCACTATGACATGCAATCCTACCTGGCCCGAAATAAAAGACCACCTAGCACCAGGAGAAGAGGCTCAGAATCGGCCGGACTTAGTTGCAAGAGTTTTCCGTGCTAAGCTTTTAGCTCTGAAGAAACAGATTGTGGAAAAGCACATTTTTGGAGAAGTTGCAGCTTACGTATACGTGGTTGAATTCAAGAAAAGAGGCCTCCCCCATGTACACTTCCTGATAATTCTAAAAGACGGGTATAGACTGAAATGTCCGGCagattttgacaaatttgtctcTGCTGAAATACCGTCAATGGCTAACCCTGCCCTCCGTAAGACTGTGCTTAAACACATGATGCACGGTCCTTGTGGCAAACTTAATCCTGCATGTTCATGCATGAAGCATGCTAACAGTCCTGGGTGTTGCAAATACGAATACCCAAAGTCCTACACATCTGACACAACAGTTAATGGTGTTGGATATCCCGAGTATAGAAGGCGGAACACAGGCGAAAAGGTGCTTATCCGGGATCATGAACTAGACAACAGATGGGTTATCCCGTATAACCCATACTTGTTGGCTTTATTCGACTGTCACCTGAATGTTGAGGTATGCTCAACAATGCATGCAGTCAAATATTTGTATAAGTATATATACAAAGGCCACGACAAAATTTCCTTTAGTGTTACGGATGTCGAAGAACCTATAGCAATAGATGAAATAGCGCAATTCCAATCAGGACGATGGGTATCTCCGTGCGAAGCAGCTTGGCGGATATTCGGATTTGATTTATTTGAAACACACCCACCAGTAATGCCCCTGCAAGTGCACCTACCCAACATGCAGACAATACGGCTGAGATCAACAGATAACTTGGCTGATGTAATTGCTGATGAGAAAAGGAGTCGCACCCCTCTTACTGAGTTTTTCAAGAAAAGCGCAATTAAAGACTGCCCCAAACTATTATACGGGGAGTTTACTGAACATTATCGTTGGGATACTGGAACCAGAACTTGGGAAAAAAGGAGAAACAAAGTTATTGTGATTGGCAGGCTTGTTTTTGTAGCACCGGCTGAAGGGGAGGGTTTTTTCCTAAGACTTCTGCTCCTACACATCCGGGGTCCTACATCATTTGAGTCATTGAAAACAGTGAACGGGTATATATGTGCAACATTCCAGGAGGCAGCACTCCGACACAGGCTGCTTGAAGAAGAAGATGCTGCTGAGCTATGCATGGCGGAGGCTTCTGCAGTACAAATGCCTACAGCACTTCGTcgccttttctcaacattgctcatttTCGCACAACCAAAGGATCCATCTTTGTTATGGGATACACACTATGAATCATTGTTAGACGATTTTCGACTAAAGTTCCCAGCCGACCCACGGAAAGTTAGCCAGCTAACAGCTCGTTCAGTGGAGAGGTACTTAGAAGCTATGGGGAAAACTATGGCAGAGTTTGGTCTGGAAcatctagatacttgcaacgatgatGAAATGAGGTGCACTAGAGATATAGTTGATGCCCTTGACGCAGCAATACCTGAGGACTGCACGTTATGTAAGGCACTCCTAAATTCAGCTCAGAAGGAGGCGTTTGACACAATTATGGAACATGTACGTATGTCTAAACCAGGTGCATTCTTTGTAGATGGGCCGGGTGGTACTGGTAAAACCTTCCTGTACAAAGCGTTGTACGCTGAAGTACGCCTAATGGGGCAGATAGTCCTGCCAACAGCATCATCAGGCATAGCTGCAGCGAACATACCGGGCGGGCGAACCACCCATTCACAATTCAAAATTCCCTTGGAATGTGACATATCTTTAGCATGTGACATTCCTAAGCAAAGTAGTCTCGCTGCGTTGATTCGGGCAACAAGCTTGATAATCTGGGACGAAGCTTCGATGTCAAAGCGGCAGAATATTGAGTCTCTAGACCATCTGCTCCGAGACTTATGTAACCCAAAACAGATTTTTGGTGGGAAAATCGTTGTGTTTGGCGGTGACTTTAGGCAAACACTTCCAATCCTACCCCGAAAGTCGCAACGTGAGGTATTGGAAGCCAGTTTGTTCAGCTCACACCTCTGGCCAAAGTTAACGAAGTTTAGCTTATCTGAAAATCTCCGTGCAAGAGATGATCCTGAATTTGCACGGTTTTTGCTTGCACTTGGTAACGGCGAGTTGCAAACCAAGGAATATGAAAACATTGAACTACCAGATGGGCTGGTCAGGGTGCTGGACAGGGATGACCCAAACCCGATAAGCGGTTTGGCGGCACTTGCATTTCCAGAATTGGACCTTGGCACATTTGATCCCGACATCTTTACAAATCGAGCGATTCTGACACCGCTAAACGACGATGTGGATGCCATTAACGATGCTCTGATTGACAAGTTCCCCGGCAAGGCTGTAACCTACACAAGCCACGATTCAATGTTAGATGATACCTGTGCAGTTTACCCGGCAGAATTTATCAACAAACTAAATCCGGGTGGAATGAGTCCTCACAAACTTATTCTTAAAGAAAATTGTCCTGTTATTCTGATCCGGAACCTCCAACCATCATTTGGCTTATGCAACGGCACACGCCTGATTTGCAAGAGATTTTTACCGAACACAATTGAATGTGTCATTATGACGGGCCAACACAAAGGAGACTGTGTACTTATACCACGCATCAAGCTTCGGCCAGCTCCTTCAGCTAACTATCCTTTTCAGTTTCAAAGAAATCAGTTCCCTTTAAAGCTGAGCTTTGCAATGTCAGTTAACAAGTGTCAGGGACAGACTTTAAGTCAGGTAGCAGTGTACTTACCGCGTCCATGCTTCTCTCATGGTCAGCTGTATGTCGCACTATCCCGGACTCGAAAATCAAGCCAGGTTACTGTTGTGGCGGCACCAGGGCCTGAAACAGTCCCTACAACTTTTGTCAGAAATGTCGTATCATACGATGCTCTCACCCTTGCTGGAATTCTTTAA
- the LOC141632613 gene encoding putative protein FAR1-RELATED SEQUENCE 10: MVISCVRHEQTMVVAFELHDPAVDVLEDGDGIDYSDKFTYRLPFTSFEEAFNYCLKMAQQNHFNIVKSSYHPGDDHTLSYNYIRCDRGGTRNVKMTSANSGSKKNTTTKRCRCPFLIKVTKGSEGNWTILPVRGHHNHKLENYLDGHRRMTAFSDEQKKFLKEQRDSQVKPAKVRLGFGIKYPNQPMPVMKQIYNHNARLSKEERGGRNRAQHMLYLASYHMYIQHIIRDDETGNRLTHIFIAHPDALKMLHAWPYVVLIDSTYKTNQYGAILVEIIGVTPVGKIFLIAYALVLKEKTENYMWVLERLKAMMNDNVVPNVIVTDHEEGLIAAIPKIFPNSHHLLCTFHIYNAVETKATNLYNGDFGQMLTYGRWCKVIEANDEQSCFREWEELKTKFSNRPSLIRYLEDTWMTDHVTKFGKCYSNKVYHFGNTATSRVELAHATLKDWFGSSTLALDSMWKRAHAMIEGQHCEIRKSLEASLSRQVVSHVNYGTLFSLLRGRVSINAIISMQNEFYRGEKLGIGLYERGGCVIRSTHGLLCACRLHTLFVQKGKVHVDDLHMFWSTLVYTESAHRRSTDNDVLEDLFEQIRRAHPSMRRVGGALLELGFTVVNLNEFRYARFIPVPVEERFGGFYDPRGDGHCGFRVISHALRGDENHWKQMRYALSNEIKDPIYLNIYGDGYDFDKRRINWVSDSGCGDDHWMIGYDLFGFATMYNWTICLLSSQINNGVRNGYGSSTYLPLRVAPGVAQPYGILWVLHTGRHFMRIRVNGDAPMPQINPLWRGCSDESVHDWDQMYARQTTSYERYFQGE, encoded by the exons ATGGTAATATCATGTGTTCGCCATGAGCAGACCATGGTGGTGGCGTTTGAGTTACACGATCCGGCCGTG GATGTATTAGAAGACGGAGACGGCATTGATTATTCAGACAAGTTTACATATCGACTTCCGTTTACATCATTTGAGGAGGCTTTTAATTACTGTCTTAAGATGGCGCAACAAAATCATTTTAATATTGTTAAGTCAAGCTATCATCCAGGTGATGATCATACCCTCTCATATAATTATATTCGGTGTGACAGAGGCGGTACACGTAATGTGAAAATGACAAGTGCAAACAGCGGTTCGAAAAAAAACACTACCACGAAACGTTGTCGTTGTCCTTTTCTCATTAAGGTAACAAAGGGAAGTGAGGGTAATTGGACAATACTTCCAGTTCGTGGACATCACAACCACAAACTTGAGAATTATCTTGATGGTCATAGACGTATGACAGCTTTTTCGGACGAACAGAAGAAATTCCTTAAAGAGCAACGAGATTCACAAGTGAAACCCGCGAAGGTTAGACTCGGATTTGGGATCAAGTATCCTAATCAACCTATGCCGGTCATGAAACAAATTTATAACCACAATGCTAGACTGAGCAAGGAGGAAAGAGGAGGGAGAAATCGTGCACAACATATGTTGTATTTAGCCTCATATCACATGTACATACAACATATCATAAGAGATGATGAAACAGGTAATCGTCTTACCCACATTTTTATTGCCCATCCCGATGCTTTAAAAATGTTACATGCTTGGCCATATGTTGTTCTTATTGATTCAACTTACAAGACTAATCAATATGGGGCAATATTAGTTGAAATCATTGGTGTCACACCTGTAGGGAAAATTTTTCTCATTGCATATGCCTTAGTTCTAAAAGAGAAGACTGAGAATTATATGTGGGTTTTAGAGAGGTTAAAGGCAATGATGAATGATAATGTCGTCCCTAATGTTATTGTGACTGATCATGAGGAGGGTTTAATTGCTGCTATCCCGAAGATTTTTCCAAACTCTCATCATTTGTTGTGTACTTTTCACATTTATAATGCTGTGGAGACAAAAGCTACTAACCTTTATAATGGAGATTTTGGGCAAATGTTAACTTATGGAAGGTGGTGCAAGGTTATTGAAGCAAATGATGAGCAGAGTTGTTTTAGAGAATGGGAAGAATTGAAAACCAAGTTTTCGAATAGGCCTTCTTTGATTCGTTATTTGGAGGATACATGGATGACTGATCATGTCACAAAGTTTGGTAAGTGTTACAGTAACAAGGTCTATCATTTTGGCAATACCGCTACGTCTAGGGTTGAGTTAGCTCACGCTACCCTAAAAGATTGGTTTGGAAGTTCGACTCTTGCATTAGATAGTATGTGGAAACGGGCTCATGCGATGATTGAGGGGCAACATTGTGAGATTAGGAAATCCCTGGAGGCATCCCTTAGTAGACAGGTTGTTTCACATGTTAATTATGGCACTTTATTTTCTTTGTTGAGGGGGAGAGTATCAATTAACGCCATCATATCTATGCAAAATGAGTTTTATCGTGGCGAAAAATTAGGTATAGGATTGTATGAGAGAGGCGGGTGTGTTATTCGGAGCACACACGGGTTATTATGTGCCTGCCGGCTTCATACTTTATTTGTCCAGAAGGGAAAGGTTCATGTAGATGATCTGCACATGTTTTGGAGTACACTAGTTTATACTGAATCTGCCCATAGGCGAAGTACTGATAATGATGTGCTCGAGGACCTGTTTGAACAAATTCGCCGTGCCCACCCGTCGATGAGAAGAG TCGGTGGGGCGCTTTTAGAGCTAGGTTTTACCGTTGTAAACCTAAATGAGTTCCGGTATGCCCGATTTATTCCTGTTCCAGTGGAAGAGCGTTTTGGGGGCTTCTACGACCCGAGAGGTGACGGTCATTGTGGATTTCGAGTAATCTCACATGCTTTACGTGGTGACGAAAATCATTGGAAGCAAATGAGGTATGCCTTGTCTAACGAAATCAAAGATCCCATATACTTGAATATTTATGGAGACGGGTACGATTTTGACAAAAGACGCATTAATTGGGTGTCTGATAGCGGCTGTGGTGATGACCATTGGATGATTGGCTATGATTTGTTTGGATTTGCTACAATGTATAATTGGACGATATGTCTCCTTAGCTCTCAGATTAATAACGGAGTGCGTAATGGGTATGGATCTTCCACATACCTACCTTTACGAGTAGCTCCTGGTGTTGCACAACCTTATGGTATTTTGTGGGTGTTGCATACTGGTCGACATTTTATGCGTATACGGGTTAATGGTGATGCTCCTATGCCTCAAATCAATCCATTATGGCGAGGATGTAGCGATGAAAGTGTTCATGATTGGGATCAGATGTATGCGAGACAAACTACGTCATATGAGAGATATTTTCAGGGTGAGTAA